From the Daucus carota subsp. sativus chromosome 8, DH1 v3.0, whole genome shotgun sequence genome, one window contains:
- the LOC108198333 gene encoding uncharacterized protein LOC108198333: MGDSKFCILVDEAIDVSHKEQMVIVLRFVDVHGVIREGYFDIVNVADTISSTLKKEISDVLTQNNLSIHNMRGQGYDGASNMRGAFNGLQALFLKDCPYAYYVHCFAHRLQLALVGAAEKQDSIWEFFSMLSNVVNIVTGSSKRLLELQIAYGIEVDKSVASGEREIGRGLNQIGNLQRPGSTRWSSHFYCVCSLIDKFGSIIIVLESINNCSTSSNSMRGEARGSLKALKSFDFVFVLHLSTSSNSMRGEARGSLKALKSFDFVFVLHLMHKIMGITDLLCRALQSKSIDILNAMDLVATTKELLQSLRDEGFDILLDYVMSVCEKYDIDIPDMNARYMDGIRSVRQRDNISVEHHYHYDVFNSAIDFQLEELHYRFNDDAVQLLRLSTSLEPKNNFRLFDIENICTLVTTFYPVDFGQQEMYHLKLQLDHYKIDVVTHTKFQDLSTLSELCVRLVDTGKLEHYSLIYRLICLVLTLPVSTATTERVFSAMKLMKTGLRNKMEEEYLRDSMLINIEREYAENIDVDEVIDEFYAQKNHRVQLK, encoded by the coding sequence ATGGGAGATTCTAAATTCTGTATTTTAGTTGATGAAGCCATAGATGTATCACATAAAGAACAAATGGTTATTGTGCTTCGGTTTGTTGATGTTCATGGTGTTATTCGGGAGGGTTATTTTGATATTGTTAATGTGGCTGATACAATATCATCAACTCTTAAGAAAGAAATCTCTGATGTTCTCACACAGAATAACTTAAGCATTCATAATATGAGAGGTCAGGGATATGATGGTGCTAGTAATATGCGTGGTGCATTTAATGGTTTACAAGCTTTGTTTCTTAAAGATTGTCCATATGCTTATTACGTACATTGTTTTGCTCACCGTTTACAACTAGCATTGGTTGGGGCTGCTGAGAAACAAGATTCTATTTGGGAATTCTTTTCAATGTTGTCTAATGTTGTGAATATAGTTACTGGTTCTTCTAAACGCTTATTGGAGTTACAGATTGCATATGGCATAGAGGTTGACAAATCTGTGGCCAGTGGAGAACGTGAGATTGGTCGGGGACTTAATCAGATTGGGAATTTACAACGACCAGGATCAACAAGGTGGAGTTCTCACTTTTATTGTGTTTGTAGCTTGATTGATAAGTTTGGTTCAATAATTATTGTGTTGGAAAGTATTAATAATTGTAGTACCTCTTCGAACTCTATGCGTGGAGAAGCCAGAGGTTctttaaaggcattgaaatcaTTTGACTTTGTATTTGTGTTACATTTGAGTACCTCTTCGAACTCTATGCGTGGAGAAGCCAGAGGTTctttaaaggcattgaaatcaTTTGACTTTGTATTTGTGTTACATTTGATGCATAAGATCATGGGCATTACAGATTTGCTTTGTCGAGCCTTACAAAGTAAATCAATTGATATTTTGAATGCCATGGATTTAGTTGCAACAACAAAAGAATTGTTACAATCTTTGAGAGATGAAGGTTTTGATATTCTTTTGGATTATGTCATGTCGGTGTGTGAAAAATATGACATTGACATACCAGATATGAATGCTCGTTATATGGATGGTATTCGTTCTGTGAGACAAAGAGATAATATATCCGTTGAGCATCATTATCATTATGATGTATTTAATTCTGCAATTGATTTTCAGTTGGAAGAGCTTCATTACAGATTCAATGATGATGCTGTGCAGCTTTTGAGACTAAGTACATCTTTGGAACCGAAGAAcaattttaggttgtttgacaTCGAGAATATTTGTACACTTGTTACTACCTTTTATCCTGTTGATTTTGGACAACAAGAGATGTACCATCTTAAACTCCAACTTGATCACTACAAGATTGATGTGGTTACTCATACTAAGTTTCAGGATTTGTCTACTCTTTCCGAGTTATGTGTACGACTGGTTGATACAGGAAAGTTAGAGCACTACAGTTTGATTTATAGGTTGATTTGTCTTGTGTTGACACTCCCTGTTTCTACAGCAACTACAGAAAGGGTTTTTTCAGCTATGAAATTAATGAAGACTGGTCTTCGAAATAAAATGGAGGAAGAATATTTGAGAGACTCTATGCTTATTAACATTGAGAGGGAGTATGCTGAAAACATTGATGTGGATGAGGTGATAGATGAATTTTACGCTCAAAAGAATCACCGGGTACAACTCAAATGA
- the LOC108199289 gene encoding probable pectinesterase 68 produces the protein MSSFKPQFFLIFFVLFSLQTACRSTETFNITRPKHKWVGPSGNLTIHVDLHGSGDFKSVQAAVDSIPNYNQKNVLIKIAAGCYIEKVVVPASKPYITFQGAGRDRTAIEWHDRASDRGPDGQQLRTYQTASVTVFASYFSAKNISFKNTAPAPMPGLEGWQAAAFRISGDKAFFSGCGFYGAQDTLCDDAGRHYFKDCYIEGSIDFIFGNGRSMYKDCQLHSIATRFGSIAAQDRNCPDEKTGFAFVHCRVTGTGPLYVGRAMGQYSRIVFSYTYFASIVARGGWDDWDHASNKNKTAFFGVYKCYGPGAAAVSGASWARELDYETAHPFLAKSFVNGRHWIAPTDA, from the exons ATGTCTTCCTTCAAACCTCagttttttctcatattttttgtgttattcTCCTTGCAGACAGCATGCAGATCAACAGAGACTTTTAACATTACCAGGCCCAAGCACAAATGGGTCGGACCTTCCGGTAATCTCACTATCCATGTCGATCTTCACGGCTCCGGTGACTTCAAGTCCGTCCAAGCTGCCGTAGACTCCATCCCCAACTACAAccaaaagaatgtgttgatcaAAATTGCCGCCGGCTGTTACAT AGAGAAAGTTGTGGTACCAGCGTCAAAGCCATATATAACATTCCAAGGAGCAGGGAGGGATCGGACCGCAATCGAGTGGCATGACAGAGCAAGTGACCGTGGACCGGACGGCCAACAGCTCCGTACTTATCAAACAGCCTCCGTCACCGTCTTCGCCTCCTATTTTTCGGCCAAAAACATAAGCTTcaag AATACTGCACCGGCACCTATGCCCGGGCTAGAAGGATGGCAGGCTGCAGCATTTCGGATATCCGGAGACAAGGCGTTCTTCTCCGGCTGCGGATTCTACGGGGCACAAGACACTCTCTGCGACGACGCTGGGCGCCACTATTTCAAGGATTGTTACATTGAAGGCTCTATTGATTTCATATTTGGCAATGGTCGTTCCATGTACAAG GATTGCCAACTGCATTCTATTGCAACAAGATTTGGGTCCATTGCAGCTCAAGACAGGAACTGTCCGGACGAGAAGACTGGCTTTGCCTTTGTGCATTGCAGGGTCACAGGCACAGGTCCGCTCTACGTTGGCCGCGCCATGGGGCAGTACTCGAGGATCGTCTTCTCCTACACATATTTTGCCAGCATTGTGGCTCGCGGCGGCTGGGACGACTGGGACCACGCCAGCAACAAGAACAA GACTGCATTTTTTGGGGTGTACAAGTGCTATGGGCCAGGAGCAGCAGCAGTGAGTGGTGCATCATGGGCCAGAGAGCTGGATTACGAGACGGCCCATCCGTTTCTTGCTAAAAGTTTTGTCAATGGAAGGCATTGGATTGCACCCACAGATGCATAG
- the LOC108197224 gene encoding putative glucuronosyltransferase PGSIP8, which produces MIMRVVSLVVVVLVVVVKVTAEGSGGVAENGSGERKRKNAYATMMYMGTPRDYEFYVAMRVMLRSLYDLKVDADLVVIASLDVPLPWIRALEQEDGAKVVRVENIKNPYRSYRKTRRFKLSFNKLHAWSLVQYERVVMLDSDNIFIRKPDELFQCGQFCAVFINPCIFHTGLFVLEPSTEVFKDMVNKLESGSNSQDGADQGFLVSYFPDLLDQPMFHPPQDGSKLDGTYRLPLGYQMDASFYYLKLHWSIPCGANSVITFPGAPWLKPWYWWSWPVLPLGLQWHQQRRQTIGYGADMPYAIAIQSIFYLGIITLTRMIRPGSISKHFYLRTEKRIILFQTVLKLIATLSILLAYIIPYFLIPHTIHPIMGWSLYLLGVFALSCVTVNALSLPLLPVLTPWMAIIGALSVMACTLYPDGVIRASAVFGYAFCSSPVVWLALIKVMNSVQVSFEREALLPKLSELTPPTGFNKLY; this is translated from the exons ATGATAATGAGGGTGGTAAgtttggtggtggtggtgctggtgGTTGTGGTGAAGGTGACGGCGGAGGGGAGTGGTGGAGTTGCGGAGAATGGGAGTGgagagaggaagaggaagaatgCGTATGCTACGATGATGTATATGGGAACTCCGAGAGATTATGAGTTTTATGTGGCAATGCGTGTGATGTTGCGTTCACTTTATGATCTTAAAGTAGATGCGGATCTTGTTGTTATTGCTTCTCTTGATGTTCCTCTCCCTTGGATTCGAGCATT GGAACAGGAGGATGGGGCGAAGGTTGTGAGAGTTGAGAATATTAAGAATCCATACAGAAGCTATCGTAAAACTAGACGATTCAAGTTGTCCTTTAACAAGCTTCACGCATGGAGTCTTGTTCAGTATGAGAGAGTAGTCATGCTTGATTCTGACAACATTTTTATCAGAAAACCCGATGAACTCTTCCAGTGTGGCCAGTTCTGTGCTGTATTCATCAATCCCTGCATCTTTCACACTGGCCTTTTCGTACTGGAG CCATCAACAGAGGTATTCAAGGACATGGTAAATAAGTTAGAATCTGGTTCAAACAGTCAGGATGGCGCAGACCAAGGATTTCTTGTAAGCTACTTCCCAGATTTACTTGATCAGCCAATGTTTCATCCACCGCAAGATGGCTCCAAGCTGGATGGAACTTACAGGCTTCCACTGGGGTACCAAATGGATGCGTCGTTTTATT ATCTCAAGCTCCACTGGAGCATCCCGTGTGGAGCAAATAGCGTGATTACCTTTCCTGGCGCTCCTTGGCTGAAACCATGGTACTGGTGGTCATGGCCTGTCCTGCCGCTAGGCCTGCAGTGGCATCAACAACGACGTCAAACTATAGG GTATGGAGCTGACATGCCATATGCAATAGCAATCCAATCCATATTTTACCTCGGCATAATCACATTGACTCGAATGATACGTCCTGGTAGCATCTCCAAGCATTTTTACCTCCGCACAGAGAAGCGAATCATTTTATTCCAAACAGTCCTTAAACTGATAGCTACATTGTCAATTTTATTAGCCTATATAATCCCATACTTCCTAATTCCCCACACTATACACCCAATAATGGGCTGGTCTCTTTACTTGCTGGGAGTTTTTGCTCTCTCATGCGTCACTGTGAATGCTCTTTCGCTACCATTGCTACCTGTACTGACACCATGGATGGCGATCATCGGAGCCCTTTCGGTCATGGCATGTACCTTGTACCCAGATGGAGTCATCAGGGCTTCTGCCGTTTTTGGATATGCATTTTGTAGTTCACCTGTAGTGTGGTTAGCATTGATCAAAGTTATGAATTCTGTCCAAGTTTCATTCGAAAGAGAAGCCTTGCTTCCAAAATTGAGTGAATTAACACCACCTACTGGGTTCAACAAGTTATATTGA